One segment of Castanea sativa cultivar Marrone di Chiusa Pesio chromosome 3, ASM4071231v1 DNA contains the following:
- the LOC142628889 gene encoding uncharacterized protein LOC142628889 has product MTLQVEKQPGSVQDELYFLQDWREPLLKAMTQGNWGLNFIRPINPPSKGCTWIPVAIKLFTKWVEAVAMTKATGCAPFNRWYSISHTTLTPYYPKGNGQAKVFNKRLLKILEKMTKENGKEWKEELPTVLWAHRTAKAQATDSSPFSLVYGTGAIIPIDSIRPVVKLVEIAGIPREDIGSCERNA; this is encoded by the exons ATGACACTTCAAGTGGAGAAACAACCTGGTTCGGTCCAGGATGAGCTATATTTCCTTCAAGATTGGCGAGAACCCTTGTTGAAAGCAATGACTCAAGGGAA CTGGGGACTAAACTTTATAAGACCTATAAACCCACCCTCTAAAGGATGTACATGGATACCGGTAGCTATTAAGCtatttaccaagtgggtagaagctgTGGCTATGACGAAGGCAACAG GTTGTGCGCCGTTTAACAGATGGTACTCCATTTCTCACACGACATTGACACCTTATTATCCCAAAGGAAATGGTCAAGCTAAGGTCTTTAACAAAAGATTACTGAAGATATTGGAAAAAATGACTAAggagaatggaaaagaatggaaggAGGAACTTCCTACAGTTTTGTGGGCTCATAGAACAGCCAAGGCACAAGCTACAGATTCTTCACCCTTTTCTCTAGTCTATGGCACAGGAGCTATTATCCCAATAGATTCAATAAGGCCAGTAGTGAAATTGGTAGAGATTGCAGGGATACCCAGAGAAGACATTGGAAGTTGTGAAAGAAATGCGTGA